In one window of Reinekea forsetii DNA:
- a CDS encoding DNA topoisomerase III, with protein MRLFIAEKPSLGRAIAEVLPKPLKKGEGFVTAANGDTVSWCIGHLLELQAPEAYNPAFKKWSHEHLPIIPEKWLLTPKRNTSKQLGVLRSLVKQASSLVHAGDPDREGQLLVDELINFLGVKGDKKAAVQRCLINDLNPAAVSQAVANLRRNQDFIPLSTSALARSRADWLYGINLTRAYTLQGQQVGYKGVLSVGRVQTPVLGLVVRRDLAIAAFVSHPFYEVWAQLATATGERFKAKWQPSAACQPYLDEQGRNLSRALADNVARRISGQTGTVSRLQREHKKQSAALPYSLSTLQIDASKAFGLSAQQTLDICQELYEKYQLITYPRSDCRFLPTEHHSQAATVVAAIEHNLGQLNGQAIATLPLNLQQKSRAWNDTKVSAHHAIIPTLKRHSGLSKAQGQVYGLVSRNYLIQFMAPYEFASTEVEVSIAAGSFIAKAIEPKVEGWKQLFPKRSAKAGDPAEDADQLLPNLTKGQLLSSLQADLLEKATSAPKPYSDATLLAAMTGIGAHVSDPAVRKILKDTDGLGTEATRAGIIELLFKRGFLLRQGKSIVATDTGRIFITALPDVATTPDMTAQWEAQLTAIAEGRGQYQALMDPLTEQLQAMTLASRSVVPTQLKGLGTAKVFGKKKRARKKTSA; from the coding sequence ATGCGTCTCTTTATTGCGGAAAAACCCAGCCTGGGCCGAGCCATTGCCGAGGTCCTGCCCAAGCCTCTGAAAAAAGGTGAGGGCTTTGTTACCGCCGCCAATGGCGATACGGTCAGCTGGTGCATCGGTCACCTGCTCGAGTTGCAGGCGCCTGAGGCCTATAACCCAGCCTTTAAGAAGTGGTCGCATGAGCATCTGCCGATCATTCCTGAAAAGTGGTTGCTGACGCCAAAACGCAACACCAGCAAGCAACTGGGCGTCTTACGCAGCCTGGTTAAACAGGCCAGTTCACTGGTGCATGCCGGCGACCCAGACCGAGAAGGCCAGTTATTGGTCGATGAACTGATCAACTTTTTAGGCGTCAAGGGCGATAAAAAAGCTGCGGTTCAGCGCTGCCTGATCAATGATCTCAATCCAGCCGCGGTCAGTCAGGCGGTAGCCAACTTACGCCGCAATCAAGACTTTATCCCCCTGTCGACCTCCGCCCTGGCGCGCTCCCGAGCCGACTGGCTCTATGGCATCAACCTAACCCGCGCCTATACGCTGCAAGGTCAGCAAGTCGGCTATAAGGGGGTGTTGTCGGTCGGGCGGGTGCAGACTCCAGTCTTGGGTTTGGTGGTCCGACGCGATCTGGCGATAGCAGCCTTTGTCAGCCATCCCTTTTATGAAGTCTGGGCCCAATTGGCAACAGCAACCGGCGAACGCTTCAAGGCCAAATGGCAACCGAGCGCGGCCTGCCAGCCCTATCTCGATGAGCAAGGGCGCAATTTGTCGCGCGCGTTAGCCGACAATGTTGCGCGCCGGATCAGTGGCCAAACTGGCACCGTGAGTCGACTGCAACGCGAGCATAAAAAGCAGTCTGCGGCGCTGCCCTATAGTCTGTCGACTCTGCAGATCGATGCCAGCAAGGCCTTCGGCCTGAGCGCACAACAAACCTTGGATATTTGCCAAGAGTTGTACGAAAAATACCAGCTGATCACCTATCCGCGCTCGGACTGTCGCTTTCTGCCCACCGAGCATCACAGCCAGGCGGCCACCGTGGTGGCCGCCATCGAGCACAACCTGGGCCAGCTCAACGGCCAGGCCATTGCCACCCTGCCGCTTAATTTGCAGCAAAAATCTCGCGCCTGGAACGACACCAAGGTCAGCGCCCACCACGCCATCATCCCAACACTGAAACGACACAGCGGCCTCAGTAAGGCACAGGGTCAGGTCTATGGCCTGGTCAGTCGTAACTATTTGATCCAGTTTATGGCGCCCTATGAATTTGCCAGCACCGAGGTTGAGGTCAGCATTGCGGCCGGTAGCTTTATCGCCAAGGCGATAGAACCCAAGGTTGAGGGCTGGAAGCAGCTGTTTCCGAAGCGTTCGGCCAAGGCTGGCGATCCGGCTGAGGACGCTGACCAGCTGTTGCCCAACCTGACCAAGGGGCAGCTGCTGAGCTCGCTGCAGGCCGATCTGCTGGAGAAGGCCACCAGTGCGCCCAAGCCCTACAGCGACGCCACACTGCTGGCGGCCATGACTGGGATCGGAGCACACGTCAGCGATCCGGCGGTACGCAAGATTCTTAAGGATACCGATGGCTTAGGCACCGAAGCCACACGCGCCGGCATCATCGAGCTGTTGTTTAAGCGCGGTTTTCTGCTGCGCCAGGGCAAGAGCATTGTTGCCACCGATACCGGGCGTATCTTTATCACCGCCTTGCCCGATGTCGCGACGACACCCGATATGACGGCACAGTGGGAGGCCCAACTCACCGCCATCGCCGAGGGGCGTGGCCAATACCAGGCCCTAATGGACCCCTTGACTGAACAATTGCAAGCTATGACATTGGCCAGTCGCAGTGTGGTGCCGACGCAATTGAAAGGACTGGGGACGGCTAAGGTATTCGGTAAAAAGAAACGTGCGCGCAAGAAAACCAGTGCCTAA
- a CDS encoding DUF1294 domain-containing protein, which produces MSTHPDKRYRPRSRRWISQLLFLFAVGGLALGYQFGWLPKGLVYFYGAASLVTFVVYAWDKYAAKKGWRRTSERLLHLLALLGGWPGALLAQQWLRHKTIKRRFRVVFWLTLMINLGILFWWLFKP; this is translated from the coding sequence ATGAGCACCCACCCTGATAAGCGCTATAGACCTCGGTCGAGACGCTGGATCTCCCAGCTTCTGTTCCTGTTCGCCGTCGGTGGACTGGCACTGGGGTATCAGTTCGGCTGGTTACCCAAGGGCTTGGTGTATTTCTATGGCGCGGCCAGCCTGGTGACCTTTGTAGTTTACGCTTGGGACAAGTATGCGGCCAAAAAAGGTTGGCGGCGCACATCGGAGCGGTTGCTGCACCTGTTGGCGCTGCTCGGGGGTTGGCCTGGGGCATTGTTGGCGCAACAGTGGCTGCGGCACAAGACGATTAAAAGACGTTTTCGGGTGGTCTTTTGGCTCACTCTGATGATTAATCTGGGGATACTGTTTTGGTGGTTGTTCAAGCCTTAG
- a CDS encoding NAD(P)/FAD-dependent oxidoreductase: MRIIVVGGGAGGLELATKLGRRYGKKKQAEVTLIDRNNSHLWKPLLHEVASGSLDMGVDSLSYRAHAFNHHFRFKLGSLSGIDRSEKTITLAPLSDDEGQAVLPERTLNYDILVLALGSVTNDFGTPGVRDNAIFLDAPSQAERFHRKLLNGLLKLNGRAQSDADAVYRIAIVGAGATGVELSAELHNTFNIMRAYGLSELKSEQLKISLIEAGPRILPALPERISASAHKELVALGIDVKINTLVARSDPGAFVTKDEQVIDADILVWAAGIKVPDQFAAMSDLATNRINQWQVRPTLQTTLDDHIYALGDCASCPMADGKTVPPRAQSAHQMASHVYQNIRLQLAGETTLKAYVYTDYGSLVNLSRYSTVGSLMGNLTRGTMLIEGRIARFMYVSLYRMHQLALHGWFKTGLRILSDSLNKVLRPRLKLH, from the coding sequence ATGCGAATTATTGTAGTGGGTGGGGGCGCCGGCGGCTTGGAGCTGGCAACCAAGTTGGGCCGACGCTATGGCAAAAAAAAGCAAGCCGAGGTAACGCTGATCGATCGCAACAATAGCCATCTGTGGAAGCCGCTGCTGCATGAGGTCGCCAGTGGCAGCCTGGATATGGGGGTCGATTCTCTGAGCTATAGAGCCCATGCTTTTAACCATCATTTTCGTTTTAAGCTCGGTTCCCTCAGCGGTATCGATCGCAGTGAAAAAACCATCACCCTGGCGCCACTGAGCGATGATGAAGGTCAGGCGGTACTGCCCGAACGCACCCTGAACTACGATATTCTGGTGCTGGCCCTGGGCAGCGTGACCAATGATTTTGGCACCCCTGGCGTGCGCGATAATGCCATTTTCCTCGATGCCCCAAGCCAGGCGGAACGCTTCCACCGCAAGTTGTTGAACGGCCTATTGAAGTTGAATGGTCGGGCGCAAAGCGATGCCGATGCGGTTTACCGAATCGCCATTGTCGGAGCCGGTGCTACCGGCGTGGAGCTGTCGGCCGAATTGCACAATACCTTTAATATTATGCGCGCCTACGGCCTCAGTGAACTGAAGTCGGAACAACTGAAAATATCCTTGATCGAGGCTGGCCCGCGGATCTTGCCGGCATTGCCGGAACGTATTTCGGCCTCGGCGCACAAGGAGTTGGTGGCTCTGGGTATCGATGTCAAGATCAATACCCTGGTTGCCCGGTCCGATCCGGGTGCCTTTGTGACCAAAGATGAGCAGGTAATTGATGCCGATATTCTGGTCTGGGCGGCCGGCATCAAGGTGCCCGACCAGTTTGCCGCCATGTCCGATTTGGCAACCAATCGCATCAACCAATGGCAGGTTCGACCCACCCTGCAGACCACATTAGACGATCATATTTATGCCCTCGGTGACTGCGCCTCCTGCCCGATGGCGGACGGTAAGACCGTGCCACCACGCGCCCAATCGGCGCACCAGATGGCCAGTCATGTGTACCAAAATATCCGCCTGCAATTGGCCGGCGAAACGACCTTAAAAGCCTATGTCTATACCGATTATGGATCCTTAGTAAATCTCAGTCGCTATTCGACGGTCGGCAGTCTGATGGGCAATCTAACGCGTGGTACCATGTTGATCGAGGGTCGTATCGCTCGGTTTATGTATGTCTCCCTCTATCGAATGCATCAACTGGCCTTGCACGGTTGGTTTAAGACCGGTCTGCGTATCCTGTCTGATAGTCTGAATAAGGTGCTACGTCCGCGCCTAAAACTGCACTGA
- a CDS encoding LysR family transcriptional regulator → MDQLRALNYFIAVAETGNFTEAARRFSVPASSVSRRIADLEQQLGANLFQRSTRVVKLTEVGRNYLKQVRPLVAQLAQTNESVRAYQTEPMGILRISSMVGFGELMLLPLLDEFAKRYPKVILDISLTDELSTLNRDDIDIAIRGGYAPNERVVAIKLLDNRFFAVAAPTYLARVGVPDHPAELRQHAGLYFRTPTGPTPWLSYFDQQWQDVSAPAVGISNNGTWLMAQTLAGAGIVLLPKWVTEPYLARGELILLDLQPSVTITSHPDASVFLLYQKHRYLVPKIKSAVDFLVDRIAQTTATA, encoded by the coding sequence ATGGACCAATTAAGGGCGTTGAACTACTTTATCGCCGTCGCCGAGACGGGCAACTTTACCGAGGCGGCGCGGCGCTTCTCCGTGCCGGCCTCGTCTGTCTCGCGCCGTATTGCCGATTTAGAGCAACAGCTCGGTGCCAACCTGTTCCAGCGCTCGACTCGGGTGGTCAAGCTCACCGAGGTGGGTCGGAACTACTTAAAGCAGGTTCGGCCCCTGGTGGCCCAATTGGCGCAAACCAATGAATCGGTGCGCGCCTATCAGACGGAGCCGATGGGAATCTTGCGAATTAGTTCAATGGTCGGTTTCGGTGAGCTCATGCTGCTGCCCCTGTTGGACGAATTTGCCAAGCGTTACCCCAAGGTCATCTTGGATATCAGTTTGACCGATGAATTGTCGACCCTGAACCGGGATGATATCGATATTGCGATCCGCGGGGGCTATGCCCCAAACGAGCGTGTGGTAGCCATTAAGTTGCTCGATAATCGTTTCTTTGCGGTTGCCGCACCGACCTATCTGGCCCGGGTTGGCGTGCCCGACCATCCTGCCGAACTGCGACAGCATGCCGGACTCTATTTTCGTACTCCGACGGGACCCACCCCCTGGCTCAGCTACTTCGACCAGCAATGGCAGGATGTCTCGGCACCGGCCGTGGGCATTTCCAATAATGGCACCTGGTTGATGGCGCAGACCCTCGCCGGCGCAGGCATAGTGTTGTTGCCCAAATGGGTGACCGAGCCCTATCTGGCGCGCGGCGAACTGATTTTGCTCGACCTGCAACCGAGTGTCACCATCACTTCGCACCCGGATGCGTCGGTATTCCTGCTCTATCAAAAACACCGCTACCTGGTGCCTAAGATTAAAAGCGCGGTCGACTTCCTGGTCGACCGGATTGCCCAAACGACCGCCACCGCTTAG
- a CDS encoding NADP-dependent oxidoreductase: protein MSTYTAINLAKRPYGAAIGPELFEVVHLPIPTPGAGELLIKHTHMSLDPAMLGWMSPATDSYIPPVDLGSVMRSSGFGVVVESNHPDFAVGDQVQGMFGWQERVLSNGTGLTKIDATLSAELVLSVLALPGLTATQGLYRIGQPKAGETLVVSGAAGSVGSIVGQLAKAEGLRVIGVAGGAEKCAWLIDELGFDGAIDYKAGNLNDQLEALTPDGIDIYFENTGGEIQNLVFARMNAHGRIVVCGHIADYLTATPAPGPNWMNIIKKRLTIKGFTMPDHFQDAPALLGLLMPHLMAGKIQYRSHVLDGLESAMTGLNLFFSGANEGKLIVRL from the coding sequence ATGTCGACTTACACCGCAATCAACTTGGCCAAACGCCCTTATGGCGCCGCCATCGGCCCTGAACTGTTTGAAGTTGTACACCTGCCAATACCTACCCCCGGAGCGGGCGAGTTACTGATTAAGCACACCCATATGTCGCTCGATCCGGCTATGTTGGGCTGGATGAGTCCGGCCACCGATAGCTATATTCCGCCGGTCGATCTGGGTTCGGTGATGCGCTCGTCCGGTTTTGGTGTGGTCGTTGAATCGAATCACCCAGACTTTGCCGTCGGCGATCAGGTCCAAGGTATGTTCGGCTGGCAGGAGCGGGTGCTCAGCAACGGCACGGGCCTGACCAAAATTGACGCCACGTTGTCGGCCGAACTGGTGCTCTCGGTGCTGGCCTTGCCGGGGCTTACCGCGACGCAGGGCCTCTATCGTATTGGTCAACCTAAGGCGGGCGAAACTCTAGTGGTGTCGGGAGCGGCCGGTTCGGTCGGCTCGATCGTTGGCCAGTTGGCCAAGGCTGAAGGCTTACGGGTTATCGGTGTCGCCGGTGGTGCTGAGAAGTGTGCTTGGCTGATCGATGAGCTGGGCTTCGATGGCGCCATCGATTACAAAGCAGGCAACCTGAACGATCAGCTCGAGGCGCTGACCCCCGATGGTATTGATATCTATTTTGAAAATACCGGCGGCGAGATTCAAAATTTGGTCTTTGCGCGCATGAATGCCCATGGCCGAATCGTTGTCTGCGGCCATATCGCCGACTACCTGACGGCTACGCCGGCACCGGGCCCGAACTGGATGAATATTATCAAGAAGCGCCTGACCATTAAGGGCTTCACCATGCCCGATCATTTTCAGGATGCACCAGCTCTATTGGGTTTGCTGATGCCTCATCTGATGGCCGGCAAAATCCAATACCGAAGCCATGTCTTGGACGGTTTGGAATCGGCCATGACCGGCTTGAATTTGTTCTTTAGCGGTGCCAATGAGGGTAAGTTGATCGTTCGACTGTAA
- a CDS encoding DUF6164 family protein, giving the protein MAKLAFRLNNVPVEEADLVRSLLVDQEIDFYETTAGRWGISVAAIWVKTDEEFTRARELIEQFQVGHSRAMRDQYTEDVNAGRVPTLWQLLRASPVIFITYWLLIGAVVVISVLPIYGYFN; this is encoded by the coding sequence ATGGCCAAACTTGCCTTTCGCCTCAATAATGTTCCGGTTGAAGAAGCCGACCTGGTTCGGTCGCTCTTGGTCGATCAGGAAATAGATTTTTATGAAACCACAGCCGGCCGCTGGGGTATCTCCGTCGCGGCCATATGGGTCAAGACCGATGAGGAGTTTACTCGCGCGCGTGAGTTGATCGAGCAGTTTCAGGTTGGCCACAGCCGAGCCATGCGCGACCAGTATACCGAGGACGTCAACGCCGGGCGCGTGCCGACGCTGTGGCAGCTGCTGCGTGCCAGCCCAGTGATTTTCATCACCTATTGGCTGCTCATTGGGGCCGTCGTGGTCATCAGCGTTTTGCCCATCTACGGTTATTTCAACTGA
- a CDS encoding MFS transporter — protein sequence MTLIKRHALLLLIVGFGILVSLLSTSIKTSYQVFFVAMSDDFGLSRGEFAWSGTLFMAVFGISSPIVGYIADRIGAKHTIIGGLFFSGLLFLLMALTQSFTSFLLLYGIGAAFAYTAISYVSLGVLVEEINAPKLRGLIYALVTNGAALGFVFLAPLWLYLEAFLSWRDIYLATGLVFVLPLTLLAIVVLRFSAVGQVPVADQPEPAVPERFRQRLARVFTNANFYYLSLGFLGCGVTMAFVDIHLVAQLKDMALSANFIALSLVVLGVAEFIGGIAAGLMCDRYPARLVLSGFYLLRAVAVFILFALPSQLGVLLFAAVFGLSFMGTVVGTSVVSLTIFSKEIKGFAFGFVWLFHQIGAVLATQLGANLYDLNGNYQLVLLVTGVIAMVSALLVLRIRIRVADPSRADAATSVQRA from the coding sequence ATGACTCTGATAAAAAGGCACGCTCTGTTACTGCTAATCGTTGGCTTCGGGATTCTGGTGTCCCTGTTGTCGACCAGCATTAAAACGTCATACCAAGTTTTCTTTGTGGCAATGTCCGACGATTTTGGCCTCAGTCGTGGTGAATTTGCCTGGTCTGGTACGCTCTTTATGGCGGTCTTTGGCATCAGCTCGCCCATTGTCGGCTATATAGCCGATAGAATCGGTGCCAAACACACAATCATTGGTGGCCTGTTTTTCAGCGGGCTGCTATTTCTGTTAATGGCCCTGACCCAGAGTTTTACGTCCTTCTTATTGCTCTATGGCATCGGCGCGGCCTTCGCTTATACGGCCATTTCCTATGTTTCATTGGGCGTGTTGGTCGAGGAGATCAACGCACCCAAGCTCAGGGGGCTCATTTATGCTCTGGTGACCAACGGTGCGGCCCTGGGCTTTGTGTTTCTGGCACCGCTCTGGTTGTATCTCGAGGCGTTCTTGAGTTGGCGGGATATCTATTTGGCCACCGGCTTGGTGTTTGTTCTGCCGCTGACCCTACTGGCGATTGTCGTGTTGCGTTTTAGTGCTGTTGGCCAGGTACCGGTCGCTGATCAACCGGAGCCAGCTGTGCCTGAGAGGTTCCGGCAACGCTTGGCCAGGGTTTTTACCAATGCCAACTTCTACTACCTCTCTTTAGGGTTTCTAGGCTGTGGCGTCACTATGGCCTTTGTCGATATCCACCTGGTGGCACAACTAAAGGACATGGCCTTAAGCGCCAATTTTATTGCCCTGAGTCTGGTCGTACTGGGTGTTGCAGAGTTTATTGGCGGCATCGCAGCGGGTCTTATGTGTGATCGCTATCCGGCTCGCCTGGTGCTATCGGGGTTTTATCTGTTGCGTGCGGTGGCGGTATTCATTCTCTTCGCACTGCCGAGCCAGCTTGGCGTTCTGCTCTTCGCGGCGGTCTTTGGCCTGTCTTTTATGGGTACGGTGGTCGGCACGTCGGTGGTGTCCTTGACTATCTTCAGCAAGGAGATCAAGGGTTTTGCCTTTGGCTTTGTCTGGCTGTTCCATCAGATAGGGGCGGTTCTCGCCACCCAATTAGGCGCCAACCTCTATGATCTCAATGGCAACTATCAGTTGGTGCTATTGGTGACCGGCGTGATTGCCATGGTATCGGCATTGCTGGTGCTCAGGATTCGCATCCGCGTCGCGGACCCCAGCCGCGCGGATGCGGCCACAAGCGTACAGCGAGCCTAA
- a CDS encoding DUF2817 domain-containing protein, with protein sequence MIMNCAQRSDYFSSSYVEARSRFNSKAQVRGLVVTTYTFAGKGVAGEALTADTVELGDPRSSNVLFIVSGTHGVEGFAGSACQLAVLDQIDALKLGNCRIVLVHALNPFGFSYFRRSNEYNVDINRNFLTSRPTAIIDKNREHAVIRQLRKTSNGYQSLKLSLMLVWQIIQGKKAALQSLITAGQYENERDLFFGGTTASASAQFWQDLLVKYQSNSLYLMDIHTGLGKRGQAYILSEAQKSSAQYQDNHRFFKHCNLVHTANDVSISSQLRGTLSSRLPEPDKAITLEYGTRGGLSVLCALALENYHYWHNRGEQPHRQSADRLKEIFIPQSRRWRAGVIESFWQILERQIQLIHSKPKQGSL encoded by the coding sequence ATGATCATGAATTGTGCTCAGCGCAGTGACTATTTCTCGAGTTCCTATGTCGAGGCCCGAAGCCGCTTCAACAGCAAAGCTCAGGTCCGGGGTCTAGTAGTGACCACCTACACCTTTGCCGGCAAGGGTGTAGCCGGCGAGGCATTGACTGCGGACACGGTTGAATTGGGCGATCCACGCAGTTCCAACGTTCTGTTTATTGTTAGCGGCACCCATGGCGTAGAAGGTTTTGCTGGGTCGGCTTGCCAACTTGCAGTGCTGGATCAGATCGATGCTTTGAAATTGGGAAATTGTCGAATTGTGCTGGTGCATGCCCTCAATCCCTTTGGCTTTTCATATTTTCGACGTAGCAATGAATATAATGTGGATATCAACCGAAATTTTTTGACTTCAAGGCCAACAGCCATAATAGACAAAAATCGGGAGCATGCTGTTATTCGGCAGTTGCGCAAGACCTCAAATGGCTACCAATCCCTAAAACTTTCTCTCATGTTGGTTTGGCAAATCATCCAGGGGAAAAAAGCAGCTTTGCAAAGTTTAATTACGGCAGGGCAATATGAAAACGAACGTGATCTTTTTTTTGGTGGAACCACTGCATCCGCGTCTGCGCAATTCTGGCAAGATCTGTTGGTGAAGTATCAATCAAATTCTTTGTATTTGATGGATATTCATACCGGCTTGGGGAAGCGGGGCCAAGCCTATATCTTGTCCGAAGCACAGAAATCGAGTGCGCAATATCAAGACAATCATCGCTTTTTCAAGCATTGCAATCTCGTCCATACCGCCAATGATGTCAGCATCAGTTCACAGCTCAGAGGTACTCTGTCAAGTCGATTACCCGAGCCCGATAAGGCAATTACATTGGAGTATGGGACTCGAGGTGGTCTGAGTGTTCTTTGTGCGTTGGCGCTTGAAAATTACCACTATTGGCATAACCGAGGAGAGCAGCCACATCGCCAGTCTGCCGACCGGCTAAAAGAAATTTTCATCCCTCAATCACGGCGCTGGCGAGCAGGCGTTATCGAGTCGTTTTGGCAAATATTAGAACGGCAAATTCAGCTCATTCACTCTAAACCCAAACAAGGCAGTCTATGA
- a CDS encoding TenA family transcriptional regulator, producing MNKAHSPSEFRLKLESDLHNHLTLDHPIIGELVKPERNLALMKVMALQGYQLTKHFLEYVEHLFFYCPLAKHKRRLLFNLFEEETGRISKTRNHVVLMENFIRALGISDAERDAAKAYPETQALIDYRMTAVKDRSQYHIGAAAVMIASEGQNLETRAGAARHEILGKLYGLTEQDLLFFSVHQKEDIGHVNEGLNLVTDICTTKDLQDQALFAVNHTCQLFWNMYSGVAHRHCPAILAA from the coding sequence ATGAACAAAGCGCATAGCCCCAGCGAGTTTCGACTGAAATTAGAATCTGACTTACATAATCATCTTACCTTAGACCATCCGATCATTGGCGAGTTGGTAAAACCCGAGCGTAACCTGGCACTAATGAAAGTCATGGCATTACAAGGTTATCAGCTCACCAAACACTTCCTAGAATACGTCGAACATCTGTTTTTTTACTGCCCGCTGGCTAAGCATAAAAGGAGACTGTTGTTTAACCTATTTGAAGAGGAGACGGGTCGGATTTCTAAAACGCGAAACCACGTCGTTCTGATGGAAAATTTTATTAGGGCGTTAGGGATTTCCGATGCAGAACGCGATGCTGCCAAGGCGTACCCTGAAACCCAGGCATTAATAGACTATCGAATGACCGCCGTAAAGGACCGTAGCCAATATCATATCGGTGCCGCGGCGGTCATGATCGCAAGCGAAGGTCAAAACTTGGAAACTCGAGCGGGTGCTGCCAGGCATGAGATACTGGGTAAGCTCTATGGTTTAACCGAGCAGGACCTATTGTTTTTCTCCGTTCACCAAAAAGAAGATATTGGCCATGTTAATGAGGGCCTAAACCTTGTCACGGATATTTGCACGACTAAAGATCTCCAAGATCAGGCACTTTTTGCCGTAAACCATACCTGTCAACTCTTTTGGAATATGTATAGCGGCGTCGCCCACCGCCATTGCCCCGCGATTTTGGCGGCCTAG
- a CDS encoding trans-sulfuration enzyme family protein: MTISKSRRTLSLATLAIREGAAIDTSTVNCEPLALTSSYVFESAQDAEEKFAGRSIGHVYSRISNPTVSAFEQRIAALENAYGGVAFSSGMAAIDSVLMAYLRPGDQVVVGGNVFGTTAFLFVNFYNTWGISIDFVDLSQEKNWQNKISDKTRLVFFETPSNPNLRLTNIERLSAKAHQHGALVVVDNTSGTPIMTQPIGLGADIVVHSAGKFLDGQGRVGGGVVLGDASVCEQMRAIVRSKGNCISPFNAWIVLKSLETLDIRMRMHSENAQKLAQYLTNSPYVDTVYYPGLNDHPQRDLALKQHANNLHGGIVSFELKGDKARAWRFIDRLELITNSTNIGDTKTLVTHPASTTHGRLTSKQKNIFGISDTLIRVSVGLEDSRDLLADIENALVHLTQTDITGQFKELNHEQSA, from the coding sequence ATGACGATCAGTAAAAGCAGAAGGACACTGTCTCTGGCCACCCTGGCGATACGTGAAGGTGCAGCCATTGATACCTCGACGGTTAATTGCGAACCGCTGGCGCTAACCAGTAGCTACGTTTTTGAAAGCGCACAAGATGCCGAAGAGAAATTTGCGGGCAGGTCGATAGGTCATGTTTATAGCCGAATTTCAAATCCAACCGTGAGCGCGTTTGAGCAGCGCATCGCCGCATTGGAAAATGCCTATGGTGGCGTGGCTTTTAGTTCAGGCATGGCCGCAATTGACTCGGTCCTTATGGCCTACCTTAGACCTGGGGATCAGGTCGTCGTGGGTGGAAATGTATTCGGCACAACTGCATTTTTGTTTGTTAATTTCTACAATACTTGGGGCATTTCTATCGATTTTGTCGACTTGAGCCAAGAAAAAAACTGGCAGAATAAAATTAGCGATAAAACTCGTTTGGTGTTCTTTGAGACCCCGTCCAATCCAAACCTGAGGCTGACCAACATAGAGCGACTGAGTGCTAAAGCCCACCAACATGGCGCGCTGGTCGTAGTCGACAACACCTCGGGCACGCCCATTATGACGCAACCCATTGGGCTTGGTGCCGATATTGTGGTTCATTCTGCCGGCAAGTTCCTCGATGGCCAAGGCCGTGTGGGCGGCGGCGTCGTCTTAGGCGATGCGAGCGTATGCGAACAGATGCGCGCCATCGTGCGTTCCAAGGGTAACTGCATTAGCCCCTTTAACGCCTGGATTGTATTGAAGAGCCTTGAAACTCTTGATATTCGTATGCGGATGCACTCCGAAAACGCCCAAAAATTAGCGCAATATCTGACCAATAGCCCTTATGTTGACACAGTTTATTACCCTGGCCTGAACGATCACCCACAGCGCGACTTGGCACTCAAACAACACGCCAACAACCTCCACGGTGGCATTGTCTCTTTCGAACTCAAGGGGGACAAGGCCCGGGCATGGCGCTTTATTGATCGCCTGGAGTTAATCACCAATAGTACCAATATTGGCGATACCAAGACCCTTGTCACTCATCCTGCGAGCACTACCCACGGTCGCTTGACCTCGAAGCAAAAAAACATTTTTGGTATTAGCGATACCCTAATCAGAGTGTCAGTTGGCTTAGAAGACAGTCGCGATCTTCTTGCGGATATTGAGAATGCCCTAGTACACCTAACCCAAACGGATATAACAGGCCAATTTAAGGAGCTAAATCATGAACAAAGCGCATAG
- a CDS encoding GNAT family N-acetyltransferase has protein sequence MDLQYRWLTEIQPQDAVKLEHLLMASIADDGMLGFGESDSALIADYVAHLGAKLNNHIIHILLIDDVMSGRAAGVVVVTQIAHKTSCHIAELSKVIIEPTFRGAGLLKMGLRKVCQKATSMGVTRFIFDVREDTPSAKLWHALGFETYGRLTDYSHYQGKLHAGLFMTARIEELHAR, from the coding sequence ATGGACCTTCAATATCGATGGCTGACGGAAATACAGCCGCAAGACGCCGTTAAACTGGAACATCTACTCATGGCCAGTATTGCTGATGATGGCATGCTCGGCTTTGGTGAATCCGACAGCGCCTTGATCGCCGATTATGTGGCTCACTTGGGGGCAAAACTGAACAATCATATTATTCATATCCTATTAATTGACGACGTAATGTCTGGGCGGGCCGCAGGCGTTGTTGTGGTTACTCAAATCGCCCATAAGACGTCATGTCATATAGCCGAACTGAGTAAAGTGATTATTGAGCCTACATTTCGAGGCGCGGGCTTGCTTAAAATGGGCCTGAGAAAGGTATGTCAGAAGGCCACCAGCATGGGGGTAACGCGGTTTATTTTTGACGTTAGAGAGGACACCCCGAGCGCCAAACTTTGGCATGCTTTGGGCTTTGAAACCTACGGCCGTTTAACCGACTATTCACACTACCAAGGAAAACTGCATGCAGGACTGTTTATGACAGCGCGTATCGAGGAACTGCATGCACGGTAA